Genomic window (Takifugu rubripes chromosome 1, fTakRub1.2, whole genome shotgun sequence):
TGCCAGCTTCAGAAATTTTAGTGGGTGACACTGTAGCGTGCTTCCAATTTTACTCCTAGTTTGGGCACTTTACTGTCCCTCTGGGTGTGTCATGATTGCTTTAATGTATCATTACAAATGCAAGCGCAACCTTTTCTAAACACATTTGTTAAACACCAGCTCGTTTTCTTTTCACAAATGGCATtaagtgaaataaatgtggtttcCTGAACTGCATGTGCCACTGCTTGGTGTGCTGAAAAGAGCTGCGTTGCCACATTTGGTGTTTTCCCTTAATAACTATTCTCAGAATGTATCAACGTGTGTTTTGGGGTTTCTTTAGTTTTCACTTCGGTGTGTGTATGTTACATCTTCTGGTGCCATAGAGATTCATTCACACATCACAAGATTTTGACAGTTTGACACCAGCACCAGCGCAGCTTCCTCCTCTATCTTACATCAGCTCCACTCGAGACTTGTGTGCCACAAAGAGCATAGTTGAGAAACCTCAGGCAGAAACGTAATGTAAAGTCCCCGAGCTGTATCAGTTGATCTAACCTTTCTCAAGACAGCCTTCATGACAGCAGATCTGCAAATAACTGCAGCAACGACAAACCTTTACTGAGGTTGGCGCCAAATAAATACCGGtatattaaataaatgaaacacactGACTGACCACATGCAAAATATATTATGGACAGCAGATGGCAGAATAAACCCCTTAAATGGCCTGCCCCAGTGTACAGTCATCATTTTCATACCTCTAGGAAGGTGAAGAGACAAAATTAGGTCTACTAACGACCTGTTATTACTGAAACAACAACTGCTGCTTATATCATTAGTAAAACTGTCTTCAGTTATCACCACAGATGTAAATAACGTCTGAATAAGAAGGACACTTGTTCAGCAGGACAGAGTAGTTGTTGTGCAAGGTAGTAAAAGCATCTAACTAGAATCCAGGAGGAAGAACTGCGGTttcatgaaagaagaggaggagctgtgatggGGGTTTATCTGGGTTTCACGTGTCTTAACACCCACAGTCACCTGGGTCGGGAAGATTGACAGTGACTGAACGTGACATCTTCTGTAAGTACAACAAGTAAACGATCAATTCCCTTGCCTGTTCTGCACTCTTTTGAGCATGTCCTCGGTAGACTGTCAAAAATGCTGCGCAAAATCCTGCTCTAACTGTTTGTTTCATCAGCTTCTCTTGGATTAGCTCATGACGTTTTTATGCCGTTGCGCAGGTGAGCGATGGAGGCTGAAAACGTCACTCCGTCCTCTGCACGCAACCAGACTGcgtgtgatgtgtttgtgtacCAAGGTGTTGCAGTGGTCCTCTTCCCCATTTTCTATGCAGCTGTTTTTCTCATCAGCCTGTGTGGCAACAGTTTGGTCCTTTATGTAATGTgccagaggaagcagaagtCCAACTCCACCTCCATCTATCTGCTTAATCTGGCCTTGTCTGATGCCCTGTTCACCCTGGCGCTTCCTGCAAGGATTACCTACTACATTCGCCACTTCGACTGGCCCTTCGGTGACCTTCTGTGCAGACTGACCATGCTGCTTTTCTTCGCAAATACCTACGCAGGTAAAATGAGATGTTTCAAATGCATCAAAACCTGAACAAACAGCCCCTCCATAAAGGAgcaaattaataaatgaataagtAATAAGTGGCTCTGGAACTCATGTCTttcaatgtgtttatttatcttTGCATGGTTCCATCAGGCATTGGCTTCATGACTTGCATCAGCTTGGACCGCTACCTGGCCATGGTGCATCCACACCAGCTGCAGTGTCTGCGGAGCGTTAAGGTGGTCCGCAGGGTGTGCTGCCTGGTGTGGGCTCTGGTGTGCTTGCAGGTAGCCCCGCTAATGTTTCGCAGCACGCTTTACGAGCACCAGCAAAGGCGAACCTGCATGGAGTACTTCAACTTCGAGGGGTCCCGCTTCACTCCTTACCTCCTGCTCCTGGCCTGCGCCGTCTCCTTCTGCTGTCCGCTCATCACCATCGCGGTCTGCTATGCCAAGATCAACCTGAAACTGCACACAGCGGCCAAGCAGAACTCTATCACGGGTCGGCTGAGAAGGAATCACAGGGCCAACACCATCATCCTGCTGGTCCTCTTCACTTTTCTGGTGTGTTTCAGTCCCTACCACCTCAATGTGATGCAGTTCATGTCCAGAAAGATACAGCACCAGCCAGTCTGTGAGGAGCTGAGGGCCTTTAAAGTTTCCTTGCAGGTAAGAACTTTGAATGgtctttcatcatttttattgattttcagcCTTTCAACGGGCTCCGCTTTCCCTCCAGATTACTGTCTCATTAATGAACCTGAACTGCTGCTTGGACCCCCTCCTCTACTTCTTTGCCATTAAGACCTACAAGAGGCGAGTGCTGAGCTTGTTAAAGGACTCGGTGTGCTCTTCCAGTGCTTCTTCTAAAATGACAgctgagaacagcagcagcaataccTGAGTGATGCCACagctttcttctccttcagccaaTGTTACCAGAGGATGTAGTCAGCCTTTAGGATTTACTTTGTGTTATTACAGGCATGTTTCAATTTTCATCCTTACTGATGCTCTTGTGTATGATACTGTATGTCTTCCACAATGTATAAATACCTTGGAACATGTTGAAGCGTGCATAGATAGAAGATGTACACATTTGCTTGTTAAATCCTGTAATCATGATTGCAATATTGCGATAGTGGAGGACAAAGTCTTTCTGTTCATCTCAGTTATATTGCCATCCCTTCCTTCGTGTTTGTCACATGGGAAGTTGTGGAAAAGTTTTCATTGTGAGCATTCAAGGATTACTTTAGACTGGAGCTTATGAATAGATGtatttctctgcctctgtttAACACCTCATTtagtctttctctctcttacacacagacacacacagatgtataCTGAGGCACTAGTGCTcaaaaaagaaattattttgACTGCTGGATGCTCTGGATCAGGTTATCATTGAATATATCTGGATGTTAAAAATGGGAGCGCCTTACATATCCATATACATTCTAGCCTATATCTTCTTACACCCATATCTGCGTGATGTGTGGGAGTTTGTAACCAAACACCTTCACCACTTCCTCACCCAACTTTGCTCTCCCTCAGAGGCCTCATTCCTGCTGGGTACCACATCTCAAGATGAGGCCACAgtgcatgactgtgtgtgtgtgtgtgtgtgtgtgtgtgtgtgtgtgtgtgtgtgtgtgtgtgtgtgtgtgtgtgcacgagatCGAGAGACTCTTGCAGGTGCAGGATGCCTTTTTATAGTACAGAGCCTCATTTTCAAAGATTTCCTTTGCACACAGTAATCAGTTTCAGTCAAACTTGGATCTTATAACATCAATATCATGAAAACAGCTTTCTCTGTTCATGTTAgatttttaatgacatttgtTGCTGGTTCACATTTATCTAAGATATTGCTTATCTCTGAGCTTGAACAGAAGGCGCCTTTTCTTAAATCTGCAGAAGCACAAGAGGAATCTCTTTGCTTTTGTAATGTTTCTCTATTTAAATCGGACTTTATGGCTCTGAAAAAGCATGGCTGACTAACGGGCTTCTGCAGACTTATCAAGGTCATCTCAGCGACTCTGAGCCACAAACATAAATGTTCAGTGACGGGAGATCTTTCCTCATGAACTGTTAGCGTGAAAGGAGAGTGAAAATCTCCGGCCACTGCGGGCCACCTACTATCCATTAAAGCTCCACATACATGCATCAACTGTTGTGAACCCATCAAACTTCAACCAAGTGTTCCCACCAATCAGAAGGCAGGATTGGGCTTCTGCACCAGTTAGATTTCAAGTTGAGGaaggttttgtctgtttttttcatttctgcCAGTTAACAAAAATCAATATCTTTAAAGCAAGTCATATTTATTAGATACAAAGGTGAAGATTAAGAGATAGTATTTGACATGTGCAGCAGAGGATTGCCACTGCGAAAGGCTTCAGCATGTCAATGATGTTTTGGACCCCAGCTGCCACTCACGATTGCATTTAATCAGCTTTTTCGATGCATCCACCTGTAACCATGGCACTGACCAGAGATTTGTTCCTGTTCAATGAAAGCTGAAAGCACTTCAGCCAactctgttttattttccagcaCCGAAGTCATTTCATTCTCAGAATCTTTTCCAGTGTGCACTTTCTCATTATATTTCCACATGTATTTACGAGCAAATCCGATATTTCATTGGTTATTAACCCAATTTTAAATAAGTCATCTCTGAACtcactgtctctgtctgtgtggagctgctaGATGTGTTGTGCTCGAGTATCTCAGAAATATTACTAATATCTCATCATTTCAACTTTCGTATCTCATCATCTCTACTTTCGTATCTCATCATTTCTACTTTCATTTTTGTTAAATGGTGGAAGGGTGCATCCATGGAAACACCTTTTAAGAAGGGTTGGATTTTCTTATTAAAGATTACAGTAGCATTAGAGAAGAAAGTGACTAGTCACTCCAACTGAACATTTTAAGACTATTGAAACTGCTATCATAACACTATTAGCTTGATGTTGTACAGTTTCTGAGCACCAGCCTTCGTCTCCCTAAGAACCGAGCTGCTGGTTGCTTCACCACCAACCGATGTCCTAAAGTTCTAGTGGACTATACATTGTGGA
Coding sequences:
- the LOC101074394 gene encoding G-protein coupled receptor 183 encodes the protein MEAENVTPSSARNQTACDVFVYQGVAVVLFPIFYAAVFLISLCGNSLVLYVMCQRKQKSNSTSIYLLNLALSDALFTLALPARITYYIRHFDWPFGDLLCRLTMLLFFANTYAGIGFMTCISLDRYLAMVHPHQLQCLRSVKVVRRVCCLVWALVCLQVAPLMFRSTLYEHQQRRTCMEYFNFEGSRFTPYLLLLACAVSFCCPLITIAVCYAKINLKLHTAAKQNSITGRLRRNHRANTIILLVLFTFLVCFSPYHLNVMQFMSRKIQHQPVCEELRAFKVSLQITVSLMNLNCCLDPLLYFFAIKTYKRRVLSLLKDSVCSSSASSKMTAENSSSNT